Proteins from a genomic interval of Capsicum annuum cultivar UCD-10X-F1 chromosome 4, UCD10Xv1.1, whole genome shotgun sequence:
- the LOC107868645 gene encoding uncharacterized protein LOC107868645: MDLENLVRSVSDHAPMLLQYSRSSEQLIKPFRFFNFWLKEESCMEVIRQNWKTDIEGNPFVMFHQKLKRTKVALTERSKQTFGNMFQEIATLEDVIKVREKQFEAESIGINRAKLSQSQIELAIRLRKEEDFWRQEARFEWFKDGERNTRFFYVVVKKRRSRLKIQRIQNEEGSWLDNQDEIAEAATTFFQKQFESRRMLKTSQCWIFYPR, encoded by the coding sequence ATGGACTTAGAGAATTTAGTAAGAAGTGTCTCAGACCATGCTCCAATGTTGTTACAGTATAGCAGGTCAAGTGAACAGCTAATCAAACCATTCAGATTTTTCAATTTCTGGTTGAAGGAAGAATCATGCATGGAGGTTATTAGGCAGAATTGGAAAACTGATATTGAAGGTAATCCCTTTGTTATGTTTCATCAAAAATTAAAGAGAACTAAAGTTGCTTTGACTGAGCGGAGTAAACAAACTTTTGGAAACATGTTCCAAGAGATTGCCACACTAGAGGATGTGATTAAAGTAAGAGAGAAACAGTTTGAAGCGGAATCTATAGGGATCAATAGAGCTAAGCTGTCACAATCACAAATAGAATTAGCAATACGATTGAGAAAAGAGGAGGACTTTTGGAGACAAGAAGCGAGATTTGAGTGGTTCAAAGATGGAGAAAGAAACACAAGATTTTTTTATGTAGTAGTGAAAAAAAGAAGGTCAAGgttaaaaattcaaagaattcaaaatgaagaAGGTAGTTGGTTGGACAATCAGGATGAAATAGCTGAAGCAGCAACAACTTTCTTCCAAAAGCAATTTGAAAGCAGGAGAATGTTGAAGACTTCTCAATGTTGGATATTCTACCCAAGATAG
- the LOC107867297 gene encoding homeotic protein knotted-1, with product MENNYSNNQVGQNSSERGPFFYGTSHQVVGAAPNYGSGGRNSGGGSGGDCYDPMIVKTEGGSTSHHHHHTFHYPSIIRHHNQTVQNHQESTETSASVGGEVLEALKAKIIAHPQCSNLFDAYMDCQKVGAPPEVAARLSAVRQEFEVRQRASLTDRDVSKDPELDQFMEAYYDMLVKYREELTRPLQEAMEFMQKIEAQLNMLGNAPVRIFNSEDKCEGVGSSEEDQDNSGGETELPEIDPRAEDRELKNHLLRKYSGYLSSLKQELSKKKKKGKLPKDARQKLLTWWDLHYKWPYPSESEKVALAESTGLDQKQINNWFINQRKRHWKPSEDMQFMVMDGLHPQSAAALYMEGHYMGEAPFRLGQ from the exons ATGGAGAATAATTATAGTAATAATCAAGTAGGTCAAAACTCAAGTGAAAGAGGTCCTTTTTTTTATGGAACAAGTCATCAAGTAGTTGGTGCAGCCCCAAATTATGGATCAGGAGGAAGAAATAGTGGTGGTGGAAGTGGAGGCGATTGTTATGATCCGATGATAGTGAAAACAGAAGGAGGAAGTACatctcatcatcatcaccatacgTTTCATTATCCTTCGATAATAAGACATCATAATCAGACGGTTCAGAATCATCAAGAGAGTACTGAGACTTCAGCTTCTGTTGGTGGTGAAGTACTTGAAGCTTTAAAAGCTAAAATTATTGCACATCCTCAGTGTTCTAATCTTTTCGATGCTTACATGGACTGTCAAAAG GTGGGGGCACCACCGGAAGTGGCGGCGAGGCTGTCGGCGGTCCGGCAAGAATTTGAGGTCCGGCAACGAGCTTCTTTGACAGACAGAGATGTTTCTAAGGACCCTGAACTTGACCAGTTCATG GAAGCATATTATGATATGCTAGTGAAGTATAGAGAGGAATTAACAAGGCCCTTACAAGAAGCAATGGAGTTCATGCAAAAGATTGAAGCTCAGCTTAATATGCTTGGTAATGCTCCCGTTCGAATCTTCAACTCTg AGGACAAGTGTGAGGGTGTTGGATCATCAGAAGAGGACCAAGACAACAGTGGTGGTGAAACTGAACTTCCTGAGATTGATCCACGAGCTGAAGATCGTGAACTGAAGAATCACTTGTTGAGAAAATACAGTGGCTACTTAAGTAGTCTCAAACAAGAACTttccaagaagaagaagaaagggaaaTTGCCCAAAGATGCTAGGCAGAAGTTGCTCACTTGGTGGGATTTGCACTACAAGTGGCCATACCCTTCG GAGTCAGAGAAGGTGGCATTGGCAGAATCAACAGGCTTGGACCAGAAACAAATAAACAACTGGTTCATTAACCAAAGGAAAAGACACTGGAAGCCTTCAGAAGACATGCAGTTCATGGTGATGGATGGTCTTCATCCTCAAAGTGCTGCTGCTCTTTATATGGAAGGTCACTACATGGGTGAAGCCCCTTTTCGTTTGGGACAGTAA